Proteins encoded together in one Acidobacteriota bacterium window:
- a CDS encoding protein kinase, producing MEYISKLFNFISQNIYIKYAIYAILLIILIRFISLFLRIFFRIFSTDTSSKITEAKRLEKLGNFYGAGMIYEEIGRYEKASECYLKAKNFNACAKMHEKLGKYYEAKKMYLKAENYSKAASMVLLKPEKTSLDFEESAEIYIRGRFYKEALDLLLKIKNFRKVAEIFESLKNYEDAAIYYEKAQMLEKAAENYERNFYHIKNQKLGEILDESEKVHLIKAAKTWEKLGNVKKAISLLEKERLNEELAELLERKNMWKEAAELWEKKEKFLKAAECYEKADELKRSHLMRARHFYEEGNYSESAKHFEEAGDLVRAAEDYEVTNDFHKSGELYKLLGNYVKAAENFFKAGEKHKAAKMFELAEEFESAGKIYAELRDFAKAEEMYGKAGNYFEAGKLTLNTGDEEKALEFFQRVKSTDENYDEAQRLIAEIFFKREEYKLAFERFTQILENSEISEKNLESFYHFGICSEKLSEYNTAIELYRKILNKDYNFKDVRERLENLMNLTIEVKELIETPETEERYRIIQRIGKGGMGTVYKAEDLLLKRVVALKILKRENLEDSRSIERFYLEARAAAALNHPNIVTIFDVGKFKENYFISMEYIEGKTMQELLKEKNFISFDEFFFVSLNLFHALNYAHNKNVIHRDIKPQNIMVSKENQVKVMDFGLAIILSEYKKGETGMITGTPLYMAPEQIRGEGIDRRVDIYSSGATLFHLITGKPLFSGDNVLYKHIFDPPDKPSSIRSDVPEEIDFFILKCLEKRKEDRFQSASEAISHLEKIRKNN from the coding sequence ATGGAGTATATTTCTAAGTTATTTAATTTTATTTCACAAAATATTTACATAAAATATGCAATTTATGCCATTCTCCTTATAATTTTAATCAGATTTATTTCCCTTTTCTTGAGAATATTTTTTAGAATTTTTTCTACTGATACATCATCTAAAATAACTGAAGCTAAAAGATTAGAAAAATTGGGAAATTTCTATGGAGCAGGGATGATATATGAGGAAATCGGAAGATACGAGAAAGCCTCAGAATGTTATTTAAAGGCAAAAAATTTTAATGCATGTGCCAAGATGCATGAAAAACTCGGAAAATACTATGAAGCAAAAAAGATGTATTTAAAGGCAGAGAATTATTCAAAGGCAGCTTCAATGGTTCTTTTGAAACCTGAAAAAACTTCCCTTGATTTTGAAGAATCAGCTGAGATTTACATTAGAGGAAGGTTTTATAAAGAGGCATTAGATTTGCTCCTTAAAATTAAGAATTTCAGAAAGGTGGCAGAGATATTTGAGAGTCTTAAAAATTATGAAGATGCTGCAATTTATTATGAAAAAGCTCAGATGCTTGAAAAAGCCGCTGAGAATTATGAGAGAAATTTTTATCATATAAAAAATCAAAAATTAGGAGAGATTTTGGATGAATCAGAGAAAGTCCATCTGATAAAAGCAGCGAAAACGTGGGAAAAACTTGGAAATGTAAAGAAAGCGATTTCTCTTTTAGAAAAAGAGAGATTAAATGAGGAGCTTGCAGAGCTTTTGGAAAGGAAAAACATGTGGAAGGAAGCAGCTGAACTATGGGAAAAGAAAGAGAAGTTTTTGAAAGCTGCTGAGTGTTATGAAAAAGCCGATGAATTAAAAAGGTCCCATTTAATGAGAGCAAGGCATTTTTATGAGGAAGGTAATTATTCAGAATCAGCTAAACATTTTGAAGAGGCTGGAGATCTTGTAAGGGCTGCTGAAGATTATGAAGTTACAAACGATTTTCATAAATCAGGAGAATTGTATAAGTTGTTGGGAAATTATGTAAAAGCAGCTGAGAATTTTTTTAAGGCCGGGGAAAAACATAAGGCAGCCAAGATGTTTGAACTTGCCGAGGAATTTGAGAGCGCTGGTAAAATTTATGCTGAGCTAAGAGATTTTGCAAAGGCTGAAGAGATGTATGGAAAAGCTGGAAATTATTTCGAGGCAGGAAAGTTAACGTTAAATACAGGAGATGAAGAAAAAGCTCTTGAATTTTTTCAGCGGGTTAAATCAACCGATGAAAATTATGATGAAGCTCAGAGATTAATTGCTGAGATATTCTTTAAAAGAGAAGAATATAAATTAGCATTTGAAAGGTTTACACAAATTTTAGAGAATAGTGAAATTTCAGAAAAAAATTTAGAGAGTTTTTACCACTTTGGTATCTGCAGTGAAAAATTGTCAGAGTATAACACTGCAATTGAGCTATACCGGAAAATTCTTAATAAAGATTATAATTTTAAAGATGTAAGGGAGAGATTAGAAAATCTTATGAATTTAACAATAGAAGTTAAAGAACTGATAGAGACTCCAGAGACAGAGGAAAGATATAGAATAATCCAAAGGATAGGAAAAGGTGGGATGGGAACAGTATATAAGGCTGAGGATTTACTGTTGAAAAGAGTTGTAGCTCTCAAGATTCTCAAGAGAGAAAATCTTGAGGATTCAAGATCAATCGAGAGATTTTATTTGGAGGCAAGAGCTGCGGCGGCTTTGAATCATCCAAACATTGTCACAATATTCGATGTAGGAAAGTTTAAAGAAAATTACTTTATCTCGATGGAATATATTGAAGGGAAAACCATGCAGGAATTATTGAAAGAAAAAAATTTCATCTCATTCGATGAGTTTTTCTTCGTATCTTTGAATTTATTCCATGCCCTTAATTATGCTCACAATAAAAATGTAATCCATAGAGATATAAAACCTCAGAATATTATGGTTTCCAAAGAAAATCAGGTCAAAGTAATGGATTTTGGTCTTGCAATAATTCTATCAGAATATAAAAAAGGCGAGACAGGGATGATAACAGGAACTCCTCTTTACATGGCTCCAGAACAGATAAGAGGAGAGGGAATTGATAGGAGAGTGGACATTTATTCATCAGGTGCCACTTTATTTCATCTGATCACAGGAAAACCATTGTTTTCAGGAGATAATGTTTTATACAAACACATTTTTGACCCGCCTGATAAACCGAGTTCGATAAGGAGTGATGTACCGGAGGAAATTGATTTTTTCATTCTTAAATGTTTGGAGAAAAGGAAAGAAGATAGGTTTCAGTCTGCATCAGAGGCAATTTCTCATCTGGAAAAGATTAGAAAAAATAATTGA
- a CDS encoding biopolymer transporter ExbD: MAMEVGSTSKVKSEPNVVPLCDILLVLLIIFMVITPLVQKGIDVKLPETGGSDTAVPASTIVLTLKKDLNIDVNQRPIQRAALAQYLKELYATRADKTIFIRADSRLPYKEVIKIIDIAKGAGIEVLGIVPEIFQE; this comes from the coding sequence ATGGCAATGGAGGTAGGTTCTACAAGTAAAGTTAAATCTGAACCCAATGTTGTTCCTCTCTGTGATATTCTCTTAGTACTTCTGATTATTTTTATGGTTATAACTCCTCTTGTCCAGAAAGGAATCGATGTTAAACTTCCAGAAACAGGAGGTTCTGATACAGCAGTTCCAGCATCAACGATTGTTCTTACCTTAAAAAAGGATCTGAATATTGATGTAAACCAGAGACCTATTCAAAGAGCAGCTTTAGCTCAGTATTTGAAAGAGTTATATGCCACAAGAGCTGATAAAACCATATTTATAAGAGCTGATTCAAGGCTTCCATACAAAGAAGTGATAAAGATAATAGACATAGCAAAAGGTGCTGGAATAGAAGTACTTGGAATTGTTCCTGAAATTTTTCAGGAATGA
- a CDS encoding thioredoxin family protein produces the protein MRYCLFKIGIFLILFSLLIPQEDIIGETSKEEIFDLFPLWKEISEIYVPKQEIVNQLKDVKKEILIEVILGTWCPDSETHVCSFIKVIDLVSNKKIKVKYFGISRGKTEPEYLIKDKNILKVPTFIVYIDGKEKGRIIETPEKTIEEDLLNIIIS, from the coding sequence ATGAGATATTGCCTTTTTAAAATAGGTATTTTTTTAATATTATTCTCCCTTTTAATTCCGCAGGAAGATATAATCGGAGAAACTTCAAAAGAAGAAATTTTTGATCTATTTCCACTCTGGAAAGAAATTTCAGAGATATATGTTCCAAAACAAGAGATAGTAAATCAACTTAAGGATGTAAAAAAAGAAATACTTATTGAGGTCATTTTAGGCACATGGTGCCCTGATAGTGAAACACATGTATGTTCCTTTATAAAAGTAATTGATCTTGTTAGCAATAAAAAGATTAAAGTTAAATATTTTGGAATATCAAGAGGAAAAACAGAACCAGAGTATTTAATAAAAGATAAAAACATCTTAAAAGTTCCAACTTTCATTGTTTACATCGATGGAAAAGAAAAAGGTAGAATAATTGAAACTCCAGAAAAAACTATCGAAGAAGACCTTTTAAACATAATAATTTCTTAG
- a CDS encoding DUF5668 domain-containing protein, protein MLAGIFLVIIGAVFLLQNLGYISGSAWKIIWPLILIALGLSILFRRRHFWWCYPPDWWKKEKKNDDN, encoded by the coding sequence ATGCTGGCCGGTATATTTTTAGTAATTATTGGAGCTGTATTTTTGTTACAAAATTTAGGTTATATTTCAGGAAGTGCATGGAAGATAATATGGCCTCTTATTTTAATCGCTCTCGGTCTTTCGATTTTGTTTAGAAGGAGACATTTCTGGTGGTGCTATCCACCTGATTGGTGGAAAAAAGAAAAAAAGAATGATGATAATTAA